In Microbacterium laevaniformans, a single window of DNA contains:
- a CDS encoding FBP domain-containing protein codes for MHALTEAQIRASLINVTQSERRSLTLPNGVSDTPWDALQFYGARDRKLALVGYVVVELDGEPTGLLLRQADARPKSRAQCSWCNDIHLPNDVLLFTAKRVGDAGRRGDTVGTLACDRFQCNENVRRRPASAYIGFDVEAARATRIAALRGNVEAFVRSVRDGR; via the coding sequence ATGCACGCACTCACCGAAGCGCAGATCCGCGCATCGCTCATCAACGTCACCCAGTCCGAGCGCCGCAGCCTCACCCTCCCGAACGGCGTCTCCGACACACCCTGGGACGCGCTGCAGTTCTACGGCGCACGCGACCGCAAGCTCGCGCTGGTGGGCTACGTCGTCGTCGAACTCGACGGGGAACCGACCGGGCTGTTGCTGCGACAGGCCGACGCGCGACCGAAGAGTCGCGCGCAGTGCTCGTGGTGCAACGACATCCATCTGCCCAACGACGTGCTGCTGTTCACGGCCAAGCGCGTCGGCGACGCCGGGCGGCGCGGTGACACGGTCGGCACGCTCGCCTGCGACCGCTTCCAATGCAATGAGAACGTGCGACGCCGCCCCGCGTCGGCATACATCGGGTTCGACGTCGAGGCCGCGCGCGCGACGCGCATCGCCGCGTTGCGCGGGAACGTCGAGGCCTTCGTGCGCAGCGTCCGCGACGGCCGTTGA
- a CDS encoding dihydrofolate reductase family protein, with amino-acid sequence MSRVRLDLNISLDGFATTTDQTPENPFGDDWGRLTRDYTATRTFRERVLHDDTGAGTTGVDDAYAQRYFADLGAEIMGAGMFGLHEHGDDPDWRGWWGDEPPFRVPVFVLTHKPRPSIEMANGTSFRFIDASAEDALAQARAVAAGGDIRIGGGARTARSFLDAGLVDELHVAVVPIILGRGIRLWDDLRGLENGYEVRAEAAESGVTHLTFRR; translated from the coding sequence ATGAGCCGTGTGCGCCTGGACCTGAACATCTCCCTCGACGGATTCGCGACGACGACCGATCAGACCCCGGAGAACCCTTTCGGTGACGATTGGGGGCGCCTGACCCGCGACTACACCGCGACGCGAACGTTCCGGGAGCGCGTGTTGCACGACGACACGGGCGCAGGGACCACCGGCGTCGACGACGCGTATGCGCAGCGCTACTTCGCCGACCTCGGCGCCGAGATCATGGGCGCGGGCATGTTCGGCCTGCACGAGCACGGCGACGACCCCGACTGGCGGGGATGGTGGGGGGACGAGCCGCCGTTCCGCGTGCCCGTGTTCGTGCTCACCCACAAGCCGCGGCCGTCCATCGAGATGGCCAACGGCACGAGCTTCCGCTTCATCGATGCGTCAGCCGAGGATGCCCTCGCCCAGGCGCGCGCCGTCGCCGCCGGGGGTGACATCCGTATCGGCGGGGGCGCCAGGACGGCGCGCTCCTTCCTCGATGCCGGGCTGGTCGACGAGCTGCACGTCGCTGTCGTGCCCATCATCCTGGGGCGCGGCATCCGCCTCTGGGACGACCTGCGCGGCCTGGAGAACGGGTACGAGGTGCGCGCCGAGGCAGCCGAAAGCGGCGTGACCCACCTCACGTTCCGCCGCTGA
- a CDS encoding extracellular catalytic domain type 1 short-chain-length polyhydroxyalkanoate depolymerase — translation MRRAIAVIALLTLVASLAACAGSRFDPPAPSPATAGAPVGKSEHRLTVDGHDRSYRLYVPAHLSAPAALVVMLHGGYGSAQQAEASYGWDRIADEHGVVILYPDGDGRAWNAGGGCCGRPARDGTDDVAFIAAAVADAQKRVSIDAGAVFAAGMSNGAMMAYRLACETTLFAAIGPVSGTMPVGLECTAPAPTSVMAVHGVDDTRVLYDGGASTVGTARIDATAQRDVHALWARAASCDEDVTTSAPPLTTETAACPDSRTVQLVSIAGYGHEWPSPDGGSTPQGEQVYRGWDATAQLWSFFDTHRRAASG, via the coding sequence ATGCGCCGGGCGATCGCCGTCATCGCACTGCTCACGCTCGTGGCGAGCCTCGCCGCGTGCGCCGGCTCTCGCTTCGACCCGCCCGCGCCCTCCCCTGCCACAGCAGGCGCCCCCGTCGGCAAGTCGGAGCATCGGCTCACCGTCGACGGCCACGACCGGTCGTATCGGCTGTACGTGCCCGCTCACCTCTCCGCGCCGGCGGCACTCGTCGTGATGCTGCACGGTGGCTACGGGTCGGCGCAGCAGGCCGAGGCGTCGTACGGGTGGGACCGGATCGCCGACGAGCACGGCGTCGTCATCCTCTACCCGGACGGCGACGGCCGGGCCTGGAACGCAGGTGGGGGATGCTGCGGGCGGCCCGCCCGCGACGGCACCGACGATGTGGCGTTCATCGCTGCGGCGGTTGCCGATGCGCAGAAGCGGGTTTCGATCGACGCCGGGGCCGTCTTCGCCGCCGGCATGTCCAACGGCGCGATGATGGCCTACCGACTCGCGTGCGAGACGACGCTGTTCGCCGCGATCGGCCCCGTGTCCGGAACGATGCCGGTCGGGCTGGAGTGCACCGCTCCCGCCCCGACCTCGGTGATGGCCGTGCACGGTGTGGACGACACCCGTGTGCTCTACGACGGGGGCGCATCCACCGTAGGCACCGCGCGGATCGACGCCACCGCGCAACGGGATGTCCATGCGCTCTGGGCACGGGCGGCCTCGTGCGACGAGGACGTCACCACCTCGGCGCCGCCGCTGACCACCGAGACCGCCGCCTGCCCCGACTCCCGCACGGTACAGCTCGTCAGCATCGCCGGGTACGGCCACGAATGGCCCTCACCCGACGGCGGATCCACGCCCCAGGGCGAGCAGGTCTACCGGGGATGGGATGCCACCGCGCAGCTGTGGTCGTTCTTCGACACGCACCGACGAGCGGCATCCGGCTGA
- a CDS encoding aldo/keto reductase, with product MTRIAHTDIDVFPLALGGNVFGWTADREESFRILDAFHAGGGTFIDTADSYSAWAPGHTGGESETIIGAWLAERGHTDVTVATKVSQHPQFKGLAASTVRAAAEASLERLGVESIDLYYAHFDDADTPLEETVAAFGQLVSDGLVRYTAVSNYSADRIREWVRIARELGVAEPVAIQPHYNLVHRETENDIVPVAEEFGLSLVPYFSLAKGFLTGKYRSTDAAAHDTPRAQGAAVYATPQGLQIIQVLERIGAAHDVSIAATALGWLRAKPTVVAPIASASKLSQVADLLDGGRVELTADEVAELDEVSEWTPTDM from the coding sequence ATGACCCGCATCGCGCACACCGACATCGACGTCTTCCCCCTCGCCCTCGGCGGCAACGTGTTCGGCTGGACGGCCGACCGCGAGGAGTCCTTCCGGATCCTCGACGCGTTCCACGCCGGCGGCGGCACCTTCATCGACACCGCCGACTCCTACAGCGCCTGGGCGCCGGGACACACCGGAGGCGAGAGCGAGACGATCATCGGCGCCTGGCTCGCCGAGCGCGGCCACACCGACGTCACCGTGGCCACCAAGGTCAGCCAGCATCCGCAGTTCAAGGGACTCGCGGCATCCACCGTCCGTGCCGCCGCCGAGGCTTCGCTGGAGCGCCTGGGCGTCGAGTCGATCGACCTGTACTACGCGCACTTCGACGACGCCGACACGCCCCTGGAGGAGACGGTCGCGGCCTTCGGCCAGCTCGTGTCCGACGGTCTCGTCCGCTACACCGCCGTGTCGAACTACTCCGCCGACCGCATTCGCGAGTGGGTGCGCATCGCCCGCGAGCTGGGCGTCGCCGAACCCGTCGCCATCCAGCCCCACTACAACCTCGTGCACCGCGAGACCGAGAACGACATCGTGCCGGTCGCCGAGGAGTTCGGCCTGTCGCTGGTGCCGTACTTCTCGCTCGCGAAGGGCTTCCTGACGGGCAAGTACCGTTCGACGGATGCCGCCGCGCACGATACCCCCCGCGCGCAGGGAGCGGCCGTGTACGCCACCCCCCAGGGGCTTCAGATCATCCAGGTGCTCGAGCGGATCGGCGCCGCGCACGACGTGTCGATCGCCGCGACCGCCCTCGGCTGGCTGCGCGCGAAGCCGACCGTGGTCGCCCCGATTGCGTCGGCCTCGAAGCTGTCGCAGGTCGCCGACCTTCTCGACGGCGGCCGCGTCGAGCTGACGGCCGACGAGGTGGCCGAGCTCGACGAGGTCTCGGAGTGGACTCCGACCGACATGTGA
- a CDS encoding ArsR family transcriptional regulator: MTTGRPVGYSAISSYSRVEILHLVQEQPRRTITEIVEATGLHPNTVREHLQRLIDEGYVVSAAEHRTTRGRPRVLYSAADGILASSAIQRRKVRAAAERGDLMRRVLPGAAPELDTEALHQVDALVEDLIDAGFDPLVDERELTVDLTPCAHASSQAEHREVLCRVHLGLMQSVLSAAGGPLAVDAMRPSCDPRECVVQLMFAGATA; this comes from the coding sequence ATGACCACAGGTCGCCCGGTTGGGTACAGCGCCATTTCCAGCTATTCACGTGTCGAGATCCTGCACCTCGTCCAGGAGCAGCCGCGTCGCACGATCACCGAGATCGTGGAGGCGACGGGCCTGCACCCGAACACCGTGCGCGAGCATCTGCAGCGTCTGATCGACGAGGGCTACGTCGTGTCGGCGGCGGAGCACCGCACCACCCGCGGTCGCCCGCGCGTGCTCTACAGTGCGGCCGACGGCATCCTGGCCTCCAGCGCCATCCAGCGCCGCAAGGTGCGCGCCGCCGCCGAGCGGGGCGACCTCATGCGCCGCGTGCTGCCGGGAGCCGCGCCCGAGCTCGACACCGAAGCCCTCCATCAGGTCGACGCCCTCGTCGAAGACCTGATCGACGCCGGCTTCGATCCGCTGGTCGATGAGCGCGAGCTGACCGTCGACCTCACCCCCTGTGCACACGCCTCCTCCCAGGCCGAGCATCGCGAAGTGCTGTGCCGCGTGCACCTGGGTCTCATGCAGAGCGTGCTCAGCGCCGCCGGCGGGCCCCTCGCCGTCGATGCCATGCGCCCGTCCTGCGACCCGCGCGAGTGTGTCGTCCAGCTGATGTTCGCCGGCGCCACGGCCTGA
- a CDS encoding DNA glycosylase AlkZ-like family protein: MHHLSREQARRIAVRAQLLDADRPGDVVEVGEQLGSIKIDPTATIAPAEQTIPFTRVGWGYEPGQLTKAVEDDRTLFEFDGQFHAASLRPALLAGMRARVFRAQAAGWLEANARFRADVLARLRADGPLLAGQIDDTSQVAHKDEAGWYGSNQVPRMLDLLSYVGEAAVVGRAGRQRVWDLGERVYADVPVIDPDEAARVLQQRRLQAAGIARQNSRWTPVGTVGEPATVEGSSWSWRVDPAALAALDDDAGGRVAILNPYDGMLFDRPRLTELFEFSFVLEQFKPKAQRRYGYFAHPILVGDRFVGLLDAELDKKKENLVVTAVHEFIELEPEEREMVDAEIGDLADWLGVPVQRAR, encoded by the coding sequence ATGCATCACCTGAGTCGGGAGCAGGCGCGACGCATCGCCGTGCGCGCTCAGCTGCTCGACGCCGACCGCCCCGGAGACGTCGTCGAAGTCGGCGAACAGCTCGGGTCGATCAAGATCGATCCCACGGCCACGATCGCGCCCGCTGAGCAGACCATCCCGTTCACCCGGGTCGGCTGGGGGTACGAACCCGGCCAGCTCACCAAGGCGGTCGAGGACGATCGGACGCTGTTCGAGTTCGACGGGCAGTTCCACGCGGCATCCCTGCGGCCTGCGCTGCTCGCAGGCATGCGTGCGCGGGTGTTCCGAGCGCAGGCGGCGGGCTGGTTGGAGGCGAATGCGCGTTTTCGCGCAGACGTTCTCGCGCGCCTGCGCGCCGACGGCCCGTTGCTGGCGGGCCAGATCGACGATACGAGCCAGGTCGCGCACAAGGACGAGGCCGGCTGGTACGGCTCGAACCAGGTGCCGCGGATGCTCGACCTGCTGTCCTACGTCGGCGAGGCGGCGGTCGTCGGTCGCGCGGGCCGGCAGCGTGTGTGGGACCTGGGTGAGCGGGTGTACGCCGACGTGCCCGTGATCGATCCCGACGAGGCGGCGCGCGTGTTGCAGCAGCGCCGGCTGCAGGCCGCCGGCATCGCGCGGCAGAACTCGCGATGGACGCCGGTGGGCACCGTGGGAGAGCCGGCAACGGTCGAGGGATCGTCATGGTCATGGCGGGTCGATCCGGCAGCACTCGCCGCGCTCGACGACGACGCCGGAGGTCGGGTGGCGATCCTCAATCCGTACGACGGCATGCTCTTCGACCGTCCACGGTTGACCGAGCTCTTCGAGTTCTCCTTCGTGCTGGAGCAGTTCAAGCCCAAGGCCCAACGTCGCTACGGATACTTCGCACACCCGATCCTCGTGGGTGATCGCTTCGTCGGTCTTCTGGATGCCGAGCTGGACAAGAAGAAAGAGAACCTCGTGGTGACCGCCGTGCACGAGTTCATCGAGCTCGAACCCGAGGAGCGCGAGATGGTGGACGCCGAGATCGGTGATCTGGCCGACTGGCTCGGTGTTCCCGTCCAACGGGCGCGGTGA
- a CDS encoding sulfurtransferase — translation MSAAPAVLNVSAYLFTALTDAAQLRGPLRERAVAAGLKGTIILAEEGINLFLAGAAESLRAYLDELRADPRFAPLRATESWSSAQPFRKMLVKLKREIIRMDRPTIRPAEGRAPVVSPETLRRWLDQGHDDAGREVVMLDTRNAFEVDDGAFEGALDWRLERFTQFPDAVAAHRGELRNKTVISYCTGGIRCEKAALVLREEGVEAWQLDGGILGWFAAQGQAHYRGDCFVFDERVAVDSALAPATEA, via the coding sequence GTGTCTGCCGCTCCCGCCGTGCTCAACGTGTCCGCCTACCTGTTCACCGCGCTCACGGATGCCGCGCAACTGCGCGGGCCGTTGCGGGAGCGGGCGGTCGCGGCGGGGCTGAAGGGGACGATCATCCTTGCTGAAGAAGGGATCAATCTCTTCTTGGCGGGTGCGGCTGAGTCGTTGCGCGCCTACCTCGACGAGCTTCGCGCCGACCCTCGCTTCGCCCCGCTGCGGGCTACCGAGAGCTGGTCTTCCGCGCAGCCGTTCCGCAAGATGCTGGTGAAGCTCAAGCGGGAGATCATCCGGATGGACCGCCCGACGATCCGCCCGGCAGAGGGGCGCGCTCCGGTGGTCTCGCCGGAGACGCTGCGCCGCTGGCTCGATCAGGGGCACGACGACGCGGGCCGCGAGGTCGTCATGCTCGACACCCGCAACGCCTTCGAGGTCGACGACGGTGCCTTCGAAGGGGCCCTGGACTGGCGGCTGGAGCGTTTCACGCAGTTTCCGGATGCCGTCGCCGCACATCGTGGCGAGCTGCGCAACAAGACGGTCATCAGCTACTGCACCGGCGGCATCCGGTGCGAGAAGGCGGCGCTCGTCCTTCGCGAGGAGGGCGTCGAGGCCTGGCAGCTCGACGGCGGCATCCTGGGGTGGTTCGCTGCGCAGGGGCAGGCGCACTACCGCGGCGACTGCTTCGTGTTCGATGAGCGCGTCGCCGTCGACAGTGCACTCGCACCGGCCACGGAGGCCTGA
- a CDS encoding O-acetylhomoserine aminocarboxypropyltransferase/cysteine synthase family protein: protein MSRRAFTTRQLHDRPRRDDGAIAAARATPIYLTAGFEFGEYDDAAAHFGRGEGYAYTRIGNPTIDAVEHTLAALEGGSQALLLASGQAATTVALLSLLEAGQHIVASTHIYEGTRGLLRENLPRLGVTTDFVSEIDDLSAWEAAILPTTRALFAESISNASNRLVDIPALAALAHRHGIVLVIDNTFATPYLVRPLELGADVVVHSASKFLAGHGSVLGGAIVDSGRIDAATVAHRYPHLVAAGRGGAPSLFERVGQDARIAYARESVAPRFGPTSSPLNAFLIGQGIETLSLRVERQSANAQALAQWLESRPEIASVDYVGLASHRDHELAVRDLTDGFGAVFSFTLRGDVETARRFVEALEVFTHMTHLGDVRSLVLHPASTSHAALTDAERTAVGVHPGTLRVSIGIEDVHDLIDDLSQALSVASDVPVAVLA from the coding sequence GTGAGCAGGCGAGCATTCACCACACGGCAGCTGCATGACCGGCCGCGGCGAGACGACGGCGCGATCGCGGCGGCCCGTGCGACGCCGATCTATCTCACCGCGGGGTTCGAGTTCGGCGAGTACGACGACGCCGCCGCGCATTTCGGTCGGGGAGAGGGCTACGCGTACACGCGCATCGGCAACCCCACGATCGACGCGGTCGAGCACACCCTCGCCGCGCTGGAAGGCGGCTCGCAGGCGCTGCTGCTGGCCAGCGGACAGGCGGCCACGACGGTCGCGCTGCTCTCGCTGCTCGAGGCCGGCCAGCACATCGTCGCCTCGACGCACATCTACGAGGGCACGCGCGGGCTGCTGCGCGAGAACCTGCCGCGCTTGGGCGTGACGACCGACTTCGTCAGCGAGATCGACGACCTCTCCGCGTGGGAGGCCGCCATCCTCCCGACGACCCGTGCTCTGTTCGCGGAGTCGATCTCGAACGCGAGCAATCGACTCGTCGACATTCCGGCGCTCGCCGCGCTCGCGCATCGGCACGGGATCGTTCTGGTCATCGACAACACCTTCGCCACTCCGTACCTCGTCCGGCCGCTCGAACTCGGCGCCGACGTCGTCGTCCACTCGGCGAGCAAGTTCCTCGCGGGCCACGGCAGTGTGCTCGGCGGCGCGATCGTCGACAGCGGCCGGATCGACGCCGCCACGGTCGCGCACCGGTACCCGCATCTGGTCGCGGCGGGTCGCGGCGGCGCGCCGAGCCTCTTCGAGCGGGTGGGACAGGACGCGCGCATCGCCTATGCCCGTGAGTCGGTCGCCCCGCGATTCGGGCCCACGTCGTCGCCGCTGAACGCCTTTCTGATCGGACAGGGCATCGAGACGCTCAGCCTGCGCGTCGAGCGCCAGAGCGCCAACGCCCAGGCCCTCGCCCAGTGGCTGGAGAGCCGCCCGGAGATCGCTTCGGTCGACTACGTCGGCTTGGCCTCGCATCGCGACCACGAGCTCGCGGTGCGAGACCTCACAGACGGGTTCGGAGCCGTGTTCAGCTTCACCCTCCGTGGCGACGTCGAGACGGCGCGCCGGTTCGTCGAGGCTCTCGAGGTCTTCACGCACATGACGCACCTCGGCGATGTCCGTTCGCTCGTGCTGCACCCGGCATCCACCTCGCACGCGGCTCTGACCGACGCCGAGCGCACCGCCGTCGGCGTGCACCCCGGAACGCTGCGGGTTTCGATCGGCATCGAAGATGTCCACGACCTGATCGACGACCTTTCGCAGGCGCTGTCGGTCGCCAGCGACGTTCCCGTCGCGGTGCTCGCGTGA
- a CDS encoding squalene cyclase, whose amino-acid sequence MIDETVRDWLLDSDPTLRWQVERDLLDEPAEVWRATRARIPLEGDAARLLSYQDPDGQWAGGAFFPDGFDFATQDEIPGQPYTATTWTLTTLREWGMDAAALGDTADRLAVSARWEYDDLPYWDGEVDVCINAMTLANGAWLGRDMSPLAAWFAAHQLPDGGWNCEWVDGSVRSSFHSTINAVRGLLAYEELTGDSSVAASRRRGEEYLLARRLRTRLSTGEQVGPWTDLLVYPYRAPFSALKAADHVTAAAVHDGILLDPRAADTLEIVRAGCQSDGRWLQGFHFPGEVWFPLDVEVGEPSRWVTFLALRALSRAGAASA is encoded by the coding sequence ATGATCGACGAGACCGTTCGGGACTGGCTGCTCGATTCGGACCCCACGCTGCGATGGCAGGTCGAGCGCGACCTCCTGGACGAACCCGCCGAGGTGTGGCGCGCGACGCGCGCCCGAATCCCTCTCGAGGGCGACGCCGCGCGTCTGCTCTCGTATCAGGACCCCGACGGACAGTGGGCGGGCGGCGCCTTCTTTCCGGACGGCTTCGATTTCGCCACCCAGGATGAGATTCCCGGTCAGCCGTACACCGCGACGACCTGGACACTGACGACCCTGCGCGAGTGGGGGATGGATGCCGCCGCGCTCGGCGACACGGCCGACCGGCTGGCCGTGAGCGCCCGTTGGGAGTACGACGATCTGCCCTATTGGGACGGTGAGGTCGATGTCTGCATCAACGCGATGACGCTGGCGAACGGGGCGTGGCTGGGTCGCGACATGTCGCCGCTCGCCGCGTGGTTTGCCGCTCATCAGCTGCCGGACGGCGGCTGGAACTGCGAGTGGGTCGACGGGTCGGTGCGCTCATCGTTCCACTCGACGATCAATGCCGTGCGCGGCCTGCTCGCGTACGAGGAGCTGACCGGTGACAGCTCTGTGGCGGCCTCGCGGCGACGAGGCGAGGAGTACCTGCTCGCCCGGCGTCTGCGCACCCGCCTGTCGACCGGCGAACAGGTCGGACCCTGGACGGATCTGCTCGTGTATCCCTACCGAGCGCCGTTCAGTGCGCTGAAGGCCGCCGACCACGTCACCGCGGCGGCCGTGCACGACGGCATCCTTCTGGATCCGCGCGCCGCCGACACTCTCGAGATCGTGCGTGCCGGCTGTCAGAGCGACGGTCGCTGGCTGCAGGGGTTTCACTTTCCCGGCGAGGTGTGGTTCCCCTTGGATGTCGAGGTCGGTGAGCCCTCCAGATGGGTGACGTTCCTCGCGCTGCGCGCGCTGTCGCGGGCGGGAGCGGCGTCGGCCTGA
- a CDS encoding LLM class flavin-dependent oxidoreductase, with amino-acid sequence MQRFGTLSFGHYGPLGGGRELTAADMLHQAIDLAQGMDDLGVNGVAVRVHHFARQQAAPMPLLAAMAAKTKRIEVGTGVIDMRYENPLYLAEEAAAVDLISDGRLALGVSRGSPETVVRGYEKFGYTASDPRGADLAREHMDLFLRAIDGEGLAERDANSPFGGGHGLQRIEPHAPGLRSRVWWGAGSRDMAEWAGRTGLNLMSSTLVTEADGRPFDILQAEQIDRFRAAWAEAGHAGTPRVSVSRSVFPITTAEDELYFGHSQEGDGIGYIDGFRSTFGKTYAAAPDVLVDQLLQDAAVMSADTLMLTIPSQLGVEFNLRIIESFATHVAPALGWQSTLASA; translated from the coding sequence ATGCAACGTTTCGGAACTCTCTCGTTCGGCCACTACGGCCCGCTCGGCGGCGGTCGCGAGCTGACCGCTGCCGACATGCTGCACCAGGCGATCGATCTCGCGCAGGGCATGGACGATCTCGGTGTCAACGGTGTCGCGGTGCGGGTGCACCACTTCGCCCGCCAGCAGGCCGCCCCGATGCCGCTGCTGGCGGCGATGGCCGCGAAGACGAAGCGGATCGAGGTCGGCACCGGCGTCATCGACATGCGCTACGAGAACCCGCTGTACCTCGCCGAGGAGGCGGCCGCGGTCGACCTCATCTCCGACGGTCGGCTGGCTCTCGGCGTCAGCCGTGGGTCACCCGAGACGGTCGTGCGCGGCTACGAGAAGTTCGGCTACACGGCATCCGACCCGCGCGGCGCCGACCTCGCACGAGAGCACATGGACCTGTTCCTGCGCGCGATCGACGGTGAGGGCCTGGCCGAGCGCGACGCCAACTCGCCTTTCGGCGGCGGTCACGGACTGCAGCGCATCGAGCCGCACGCGCCGGGTCTGCGCTCGCGCGTCTGGTGGGGCGCGGGCTCGCGCGACATGGCCGAGTGGGCGGGACGCACGGGACTGAACCTGATGTCCTCGACCCTCGTCACCGAGGCCGACGGGCGCCCGTTCGACATCCTGCAGGCCGAGCAGATCGATCGTTTCCGCGCCGCGTGGGCCGAGGCGGGCCACGCCGGCACGCCGCGGGTCTCGGTGAGCCGCTCCGTCTTCCCCATCACGACCGCGGAGGACGAGCTGTACTTCGGCCACAGCCAGGAGGGCGACGGCATCGGCTACATCGACGGCTTCCGTTCGACGTTCGGCAAGACGTATGCCGCCGCGCCCGACGTGCTCGTCGACCAGCTCCTGCAGGACGCCGCGGTCATGTCCGCCGACACCTTGATGCTCACCATCCCGAGCCAGCTGGGCGTGGAGTTCAACCTGCGCATCATCGAGTCGTTCGCGACGCACGTCGCGCCCGCCCTCGGCTGGCAGTCCACCCTCGCGTCGGCCTGA
- a CDS encoding alpha/beta hydrolase, whose product MQIWQLPIIDGAVPIIVYTIAGAFLLVVLVRRWDRRTILWAAGGAIAGAGLGVALVHVVDRMQLFGPAPLPGFVLQWAAGALAASGVALGALVAGRWWRRIVSPLAVLVFLVAAAIGINAGFGLNPTLATLFGVSGYDPLDLPDVGPTTDVPTVPLAQSFVPPAGMPAKGSRGTQVIPATASGFAARPVGIYLPPAALVPNAPALPLVIMMMGHPGNPDPTAISDVLDEFAARNHGLAPIVIVADQVGSANADTACADSAAFGRARTYVTQDVVAWAKAHLRIINDPAFWTIAGYSNGGGCAISFGADYPTMWKNLLDISGEPFPGSEQVANITKTVYGGSSEAFEASKPVNILAAAPAGTYAGMTAVFTAGSADPAYMAHADTLAAAARKAGMAVTRYDIPGVGHTGDALKLGLVEGFTVLYPVLGLSVGQTR is encoded by the coding sequence ATGCAGATCTGGCAGTTGCCGATCATCGATGGCGCTGTCCCGATCATCGTCTACACGATCGCGGGAGCGTTCCTCCTGGTCGTGCTCGTGCGTCGCTGGGACAGGCGCACCATTCTGTGGGCTGCGGGGGGCGCGATCGCGGGAGCCGGGCTGGGCGTGGCGCTCGTGCATGTCGTCGACCGGATGCAGCTGTTCGGCCCGGCGCCCCTGCCGGGGTTCGTCCTGCAGTGGGCGGCCGGCGCCCTCGCTGCCTCCGGGGTCGCGCTCGGCGCGCTGGTGGCTGGAAGGTGGTGGCGGCGAATCGTGTCCCCTCTCGCCGTCCTGGTGTTTCTCGTCGCCGCGGCGATCGGCATCAACGCCGGTTTCGGGTTGAACCCGACCTTGGCGACGCTCTTCGGTGTGTCGGGCTACGACCCGCTCGATCTGCCCGACGTCGGACCCACAACCGATGTTCCGACCGTTCCGCTCGCGCAGTCCTTCGTGCCGCCCGCCGGAATGCCGGCCAAGGGGTCACGCGGCACGCAGGTCATTCCCGCCACGGCATCCGGCTTCGCCGCCCGCCCCGTGGGCATCTACCTGCCTCCCGCCGCGCTCGTTCCGAACGCGCCGGCCCTACCGCTGGTCATCATGATGATGGGCCATCCCGGAAACCCCGACCCGACCGCGATCAGCGACGTGCTGGACGAGTTCGCCGCCCGCAACCACGGCCTGGCGCCCATCGTGATCGTCGCCGATCAAGTCGGCTCCGCCAACGCCGACACCGCGTGCGCCGACTCTGCGGCCTTCGGCCGGGCGCGCACCTACGTGACGCAGGACGTCGTCGCGTGGGCGAAGGCGCACCTGCGCATCATCAACGACCCCGCCTTCTGGACCATCGCCGGATATTCCAACGGAGGAGGGTGTGCGATCTCGTTCGGGGCCGACTATCCGACGATGTGGAAGAACCTCCTCGACATCTCGGGAGAGCCCTTCCCGGGATCCGAGCAGGTCGCCAACATCACCAAGACCGTCTACGGCGGCAGCAGCGAGGCGTTCGAAGCCTCCAAGCCCGTGAACATCCTGGCGGCCGCTCCGGCCGGGACGTACGCCGGGATGACGGCGGTGTTCACGGCGGGATCCGCCGACCCCGCATACATGGCGCACGCCGACACCCTCGCTGCGGCCGCGCGGAAGGCGGGGATGGCCGTCACCCGCTACGATATCCCGGGCGTCGGGCACACCGGGGACGCGTTGAAGCTCGGTCTGGTCGAGGGCTTCACCGTGCTCTATCCCGTTCTCGGACTCTCGGTCGGTCAGACGCGGTAG